From Osmerus mordax isolate fOsmMor3 chromosome 7, fOsmMor3.pri, whole genome shotgun sequence:
tttctctgcatgTCTCATTGAAAGAAATCATGGTATGAAACACACTGTTTGAAATggtaaaaagaagaaaaagaaaaaaaagaagaagcaaaAGACAATCTTGAAAACGTGGGAGAACAAGTGTCCCAGTTTCCTCTCCCAGTTCTCTGCCATGGTGAGTCCAGTACGTGGGGTTGGCAGACTAGCCCAGACTCAGCTTCAGCATGCTGTCTTCAACACCACGTCAATAGAGCACAACCCAGCACTGAAAAGTCACGTGTCGTCATTTGGTTTCTTTACTTTTGTCTTTTTATTTGTTGTGTAGTATTTGTATTTGCAGTAGCCCTTTCAAGCGCTTTTGTACAACATTAACACATTGACAGCATAATTACTCTATGAGCCTAAAACATTCCAAACCAAGATGGTTTTCCAAGCCGTCAAGCTGGTCCTCACCTTCCAGATTTGTTAGAAAATTCAGAACCCAGAGACATACTTAGATTGTTTTGTCTCATCAGTAGTATGTGTTCAGTGTCCACATGACTAACATAAATGTATTCATACACTTGTGTAGATAATTTCCAGGACAGTTCAGTCTATGATGCAGAATAAGCTGTCCCTTTACTGTCACCCTGACATGATTGGACTTCATTCTATTTCAAATATTAAATCTATTGCAAGTTTGGTAGCACTTTACAGCTCAGGGCTAAGGTAACACAATACACATTTGTTTAATAATAACAACAGTTTCTGTAAAACAAGCAGCACGTCCTGGACTCCATAGGAGCATATAAAGCTGTAGCTTTATCTTTCACTTTTGATGTTCGTCTCTCTTACTTTTCTGTTGATGGCATGCAGTCTGGTTTGATTTTGAAGTGATACTCACTCCTGGAATATTTAAGATAGAGTTACAGAATGCAATGGGGGACATGTTTCAGTTCTCGAGCCACCTAGTCAACGAGTAGTAAAGAGCTGGTGAATTTCATTATATTTGGCACAGCACACATCAAATCAGTGGACTTTCTGTCCATGAATTGTTCAGAAAGGACTGATTAGCAGGACTATTCTGGCTAGCAAACTGTTATTTTAAACTTTGTAGGCAAAATCATTTTAACACATTTAAACATGTTATGTTGAGCTGGATAGACTTTGTTCCATATCCCATAAGCTGTATCAATCAAGTTGATAGCTGTGCTTGGGGCTCTGTCCCTATACTCTTTAATGTCTTCCTGGTGTCCTCCACTTGCTCCCTGTCTACCTTCCCTAAAGTAGCCATACCAATATCCATATCAGGATGCTCCCTCACACTTCATCTGTTGTTACTGTGTGATAACATAGTGTTGACCTAATCCGTCCAGTCAAATGTTTATTGAAAGAATATTTCAAACAACCATTTGCATTGTGTCTCCAAAAGAGGAACTTTGGACATTTAGTCCAATAGGTCTACAATGAGATATATATTTTAGGTGTGTGCTAAAGTTGCTGTGACTAATCAAAGACAACCATTTGTAAACATGTTTATTTCCAATGGCCAGTTGGACTTTTCTCTGTAATGACTGGACAATGTAATGTATAGATGTTTGATTAAAAATGCCCTGGTAGCTTGTGGATTGCTAAAGTGGTCAGATATATGTATAACTGTACAAAGGGTTATAAAAGAAAAGTTTTGAACCTTTAATTTATCTGTGGGTACAGCACTGTTTAAAAAAATCGAAGTGGTTTCAGCCCTTGCCTGTTTTAACTTATGATTTAGTGGTGCTCTGTACTTCTATTGTTATTTATATTCTTTTGTTTGTTACCTCTCCTGTACTAACCAGAGACTGTAGCTCTGTGCAGGAGGTTGTACTGTGTAACAATGTGAAGCTTTGTGTTTTTTCCCTCTGGTTTTATGACTCAGTGAAGTGTGATGTTTACATGTACAGTTTTTAAAAACGATGTTCTTTTTTGCTTTTTTTTGTCCAAGTTATTCTCTCACCCTAACCCCCATTTGCTCAGAtgtttttatcttttttttagcATTGCATCAAATGCAGACGTGGCCACTTTGACTTGTGGTCCAGTCACAAGTCCACCTCGTCAGAGTGGGGCTCAAGAACCAAGTGTGGGTGGCCTCTGGTAATGGCTGAGAGCATCTTAAAAGAGAAtctggagtgagagggagattcATGACACCTCAAAGTGCACAATCAAAGGCATACAGAGTTCAGTTGCATCCAGCTACATTATAACAGACTTCTATAATTGCCAGAAAAATTCCCTGGCCTCGTCCTGGTTCCAATACTGGTTATTATTGGACAACAATCCTTGTGAGGTGCCCTTTGACATGTCGTCGCATCTCCTCAGTGATGTAAAAGCCATTCCCCTCTCCTGGCCTTCGAGGGGAACACATGAACCTCAGGAAACACTGAATCTCTGAGTTTATTTTTGATCCATTGATCGCCACTGGTGTGACTCTTAAGTCTCTACCGAATATCATTACATTTATACGAGATGTTTATCATTGTTTTGTACATTTATCAGTGTGATTTAAAAGTGGAGCTCTTTTCCAGTACATGTGACTGAATATTTTGATTTTTTGAAAAGTGTTTATAGGTATGGATATTTATTAATATATGTGAAACAACTAAAAAACAAAAGACAAGGCAGAGCTGTTTCATTTGTTTCATGCAAAACCTCCCAGGTGTGGTTCTCTGCCTCTTACATATCACTAAAGAGGGACTTGTGTTTGTTGAAAATAGCGCTTTTTCAGTGTTGCGTCAACtctatggtaaaaaaaaaacacatattggTTTACCAACAGCAGCATTGCAgagctctcttcttcttctgagaTGTCAGTAAATGAATAAAACAGTGCGATGAGCTATCAAACTGAAACTTTgttcattgtattttttttatgtcatgAAAAAACGACATCTTCAAGGATGCTGCAAAACAGAGTTtgaatgtagttaaacaaattgaCCACTAGAGGGTATTGAAAATTCATAACCCAACGCTTGCATGATCTTCATGGTTTACTGTCTACTGGTAAGATTGGCACATGAGACAGAACTGACCCTGACTATTGCTGCTCTAGACTCATATCTTCTCTGTATTAGCAAGTGGGTCATTTGAATAACATTGCCTCTTAATGTGGTGACAGCGTGACTTTGTAAATAAGGGTAAAAATAGTGTAATTGTATTTTAAGGTAAAGTTACCACCCAAGgaaattatataaaaaaatctGGAAATAACAGAGAAAAACTGAGTATTAATGACTTTACAGTAAAACCATGAACTGCATAAATACATAGCCAATATATATTTTCCTTTAGTTTCTAAATAATAAATTATTTGTAATTTGTTGTGCAACTTGGATTTATGTTTGACATTAATATTCACTTGGTTTGTTGAAGTGCATTCTTTACATTAGGAGAACTGAGTGTTCTTCTGCATCATATTAAAAACAGTATCACTTCTGTCCTACTAATCATCCACTACACCCAactttatgtttattttacaattGGAACCCCTCTCTTGAAATATAATGTGTGCTTACTCTTACTCTGAGAGGGAAAGCATGTTCATGGTCCACCATGATCATACcaggtttctctctctgttaggTTGGACGTGTTTTATGTGACTTTTCTAACCATACCTAGAAAACCTATATAAAAAAAGTTTATTCAACAGAGGCTCTTGTGCTTCCTATTAAACTGTAATGTCTCATGTAAAGCTCTGGAGGGAACCAGAGTTTTCTGGACTGGCTGGTCATAATGACACGCGTCCTAACGGTGACCAGCCCAGAATAAATCTGGGACAATCAGTttagaggacagacagaggagatgTGAAGATTTGTGTTGTTAGATGCCATTTTCCATTAGCCAAGTGCACTCATTCAACTCACTATTCACTTTCTTTCCTCATGCAAGGATCAAAAATAACTCCTGGGTGGAGATGCACATTCACCCTGGCAAACAGAGCGAATGTGACACCTCTGGCAACTTGTCAACTGGGTGAGCCTCCGAAATTGGGTTCCTTCTTCTATTGCCTATTGCCAAATGACCACACTTACTAATGCAGTAACTGGAATATCCCTTGCAATATGAAGGCCCTCCCCCATGTCTGACGGACTAGTTTTCCTTTGAAAAACTCAATTCATAAGTAGATTTAACAGGTCAGACTTTCATAGACTACCACTGACTCAGGCTGCTGCTTTGATATGCCCTAGATTCCCCTTTTATCTCTTGGCTCAAAGATCATGCAGTGTACAGAAATACTCCCACTATTTTACATACAAGAAACCCTAGGACCAAAAAAGGATCACACCCTATCACCTCAGGTTTCCAGTGAGGTCTGGTTCTCGGTAGATTTAAAACAGACATTTCAACTGGCAACCAACCTTCCAGAACTCTCACCTCATATTTGCAAGTGAACTCTCACCTACTTTGATGTCCCCTAATGCCAGGATAGCAAATACAACATCAGATTAGAACATGTTGGTACACTCTGTACACTAACATTTCAGGACAAATGTATTTCACCAGATCAAGTGATGGTATTTCAACACATCTGAGAACTGCCTAGTCACTTAATGTTTCCTGATTAGGAAGAACTGAACCAGGACATAAAACAGTCTCATCAATTCCTCACTCTGTATTGCTTCCTCTTATACATTAACAAtctcacctctcatctgcttGTCTTTCCCTGTGATCTCTAAACCTCTCTAAACAGGATGACCTTTATTAAGTCTATAGGAAGAAACTAAATCAACCTGGTCCAGGAGCACacacagtagagcagagtagggATATTCCCACATCTGTGGACTGACTAGGTGTGATATATTTAGAAAGCAGGGCATTTATAGACACCAGAGTCTCATGCATGCAATGTCAGAAATAGCGGCGAGGTTGTGGGGGAGCGGCAGTGGAAGGGCTCAAAAACATGAAGGGAGACAGGTTGAGTGTTTGAGGGTAAGATGACCTGAGTGTAAGAGGTGAGAGTAAGAGGGGTGAGGGTTTGGGTTTCAAGGTTATGGATGACTGAGGCCTGTGGTATTCAGGTGCTTGTAAAATATGTTGTCAGTGTTATAATAACTATCTTtgctaaaaataaaaaaagatcaaGTGGTCACCTATTAAATAGGATGATCACTAGTCATAACAAAAGGCATCTGGTATATTCTACTTGAGTACTTTCAGATTAGATGTATATTTAGATATTTTAACAAAGTATGTGTACCACACATATGTCACATGATCACAAAGTGTGTTGCGCGTGTGAGAGCAATAATTGCATGCAAAACATGTTGTTATGTGTGTCACATTACTTATAACCTTGACATACAGTAGCAGACAGTATTGAGTATACCAAATGATTTACTCTGAGACATGCTCTTATAATTATATTCCCTTAGTGAGGACTCCAAACAATAAGCCAGGGCACTCTAGTTATGATCTTGTTGGAGCACCTGTTCCTCTGTGAGAGAGCAGCTAACAACACTGGGTTGCTCTGACCAACAGTAATTCTCTCGCTTGGCAAGGTGCATATGACCTTCTCTCCCTAAGACATTCTCACCCCTATATCTGCATGTTAGGACCTACAGTTTTGTTTTAGCATGTGACCAGGCTCGGAAAACTCGAAAATGCACATATACCTAAACCTGTCAATTATTTCAAACAAGTTTATTTGATCAGTTACTAATTATACTAAACATACATCAGGTGTAAGCACTACAAAAAGGCCACAGGTTagtgtacctgtcctcatcaaaaatggaaggcaatgttgcaggaagagtgaggatgagggggagcccgtggaggaagattggtaggaagagggagaggtagacctggaggccgtagaagaatagggccaaatttacagtatctaatgaaattcaaacaactttgttgtgaaccatggggaaacattgagagaggctggacagagcgttcagcccaacctcagcagacatactgttgcaacagtaatttggacatttcgacaagagcacaggtgaaaactACTTTTCTCAAATgtcaaatgtagcctactatatgcactacatcagtatTTTTTTTGTACACATTCACTGCAATCCATGATTGAAACAATGTcctgtatttcatttgctgtatGCTTTCTCTTGTCTCCACAAATGTAattgctgtgtttacagtatgtagcctactacagtatttgatttgaaaaatgTTCTGATATTCTGCACAAAATTCAACCTTTACGTAGACAATGTGGAGACTAGTAGAGTATATATTTTCATtagtgtgcagtactggtcttgtgtgttgtgtttggtcaagATATTCATGTACTTTACGTACTCTACTGTAACTatatctctgacaaaatcaagcaggttatatcattagaaaagaatagttactGTAAAAGTGTTATAAATTGAGCACTACAGAgtgtaactggttcaaacagATTCAAATTTTATGAACCATGCGTGTGGCATACGGTGACAGAATTGCTTTTTATACATGATTAATGTCAAGTTTTGaacgaagtgtttcattttgcaaaagattggaggtgttctgccacttgtgtgtctggttgtgtgaatcgtgtgttgtgttttgacaaagtgagcccgtccatccatccatccatcatctgccgcttttccgggggtcgggtcgcgggggcagcaacctaagcagggaggcccaagcttccctctccccggtcacttccaccagctcttcctgggggaccccgaggcgtccccaggccagctgagagacatagtccctccagcgtgtcctgggtcttccccggggcctcttcccagtgggacgtgcccagaacacctcaccagggaggtgtccaggaggcatccttatcagatgcccgagccacctcaactggcccctctcagaggttctactctgagcccatcccggatgaccgagcttctcaccctatctctaagggagagcctggacaccctgcggagaaaactcattttggctgCTTgaattcgcgatctcgttctttcggtcaatacccacagttcgtgagccctgttttcaaaattgtgcttaagcaatcggaaaaaactgtaaataatCCACCTCTTCTTCTTTGATGTACAATCGAAAACATTGAGAAAAAAGACCAGTCTAGGACTGTAGTGTAGTCTTGCTGGTACAGCAGGACTCTGACTCAGGGAAGGACTATAGCCTGTTGTCCTTAGGTGGTTGACCCATTTTCAGGTTAGGTATTATGTAAGCTCTAGCAATGTCAGCTCTGGTCCTTTGTAATTACCAGTGTCTAATCATATTGTCCCTGGATTAATTCCCTTTAGCTTGTTCATCACTTCTTTGCCAACATGTCATGAAATAGACAATGCAATCATCGACACTAATATGGATGAACCTGACAGTGTACATCTAAAGGATTGTGTATTAGATATGGACATACAGTAATAAAGGAAGGGAATATTTGATGTTGTCATAAACTCATTTTACTGCCAAACTACTGACATAAGGCTGTACCTGGAAGATTCACTTGAGTATGGAATAGCTATGGTTCTGAAGAACTTTTGTAACATGTGGAGTGAAATGAAGGAACTTGTATTGGAtatattaaataaaataaattgtacAGTTGTTGCTAAAAATGTCAAAAAGCTGTTGTATTTAATCCAGTTCTGAGGGTTCTATGGGCGTGGGTTGAGGTGCATCAATATGCAAATTGTCACATTGACTGTTTCAAACTGCTCACTTCAGAACGAGTGGGAAGGGACACATGCTGATTGCTTAGGTGTGTCAATTAGCATATATTTGGAGGAGAATAGAACAGAGCTAGTGACCGACTTGTTTCATTGGTGGAACATACAGGTTATGAGATGAGGTCACCACGTCTGTTGATTACCTTTAGAGTAATAATCAGTCTACTGAATAGCTAACTTGAAACTTAAAATAACAatgtaattattttattttatattataattGTTTTGATTGTAGTATTTATAAATTTAACTACAAAACCCCTGAACAATTAGTTAAATACTTTACATGATGAATATGAATATTTAACAGATGATATCTGTAAGAAGAAGTAGACTCAAATAAATATAGCAGGTCAAACTGGTATTAGGTACTGTTTATTCAACAGCAAAAACAAcacaacagaaaaaaaataGTAACATTGTTTTATTAAGTTTCAGATAAATAAACTATATACTAAACATTATTACACTGAGGAGATGTAACCTCCATAAtcaaaaagtataaaaaaataGTCTCAATCACCACCATTTCCCAGACTAGACTGTGAGTTTGGGGTGACAAGGGGCACAATGCTGGGCAGTAGGAAGACAGGGTTCTGGGGAGAGGGGTTGTATCCTAGGATGATGTTGGAGGGGGGGATCCGGGTTCCATCTTCCCAGAGTCACTACTCTCGCTTAGTTGCCTCTTCAGAACCATCTCCCTGGCGATACATGTCACCTGACCATTGGTCACTGTGTAAGTTCCAGTCCTGACAAACAAAATTAAGTTTCAACAACAAACAGAGAAAAGGTAAACTATTTTTGTTCAAGAGGCTGCTGCATATTTGAATATTTAATTTCCTTCTAAATAAACACTCACTTCTGAGACTCTGATCCATTTTGCATGCCGGGCTGGTTCTGTTTGGCAAAAAAGAAAGAGGACCACCAGTGGCCAGAGTCTTGTCTGGGGAGCCCTGAGGATAGACCAGTGAGCATTAGGGACACAATCCAGGGAGATTACCATATTATACAATTACTACAGGCTAGATCGAAATGTTCCATTCTGCCCTTACCTGGGTGGTGTGGAATGACCTCCCCTGTGTACTCAGAACTGCCACACGAGCTGTTGCTCGAGGTGGAGCCTATACGCCCTGGAATACAGACAAGAATCCAGCTCAGACATTTCCCTTGTAGGGTTTAACTAGACTTCAAGACTCAATTTTAAGAGGACAAATATAGTCAGAGATACAACACACTTTGTTCTGTGATC
This genomic window contains:
- the LOC136945860 gene encoding pancreatic progenitor cell differentiation and proliferation factor A-like, with the protein product MASIPSSGSLIATHDYYRRRIGSTSSNSSCGSSEYTGEVIPHHPGLPRQDSGHWWSSFFFAKQNQPGMQNGSESQKTGTYTVTNGQVTCIAREMVLKRQLSESSDSGKMEPGSPPPTSS